The Lycorma delicatula isolate Av1 chromosome 2, ASM4794821v1, whole genome shotgun sequence DNA window ataaataaggtaataaatcaaaaaaggtaattgCTTCagagttaatgaaatgaaagtgttTTTAAAGTACAGCAAAACACAAGTGTTTTCAAATTCACACTGTGAGAAGAGATTTAATCATAGTGGAAGTAAAGATTAATCTCAATAGAAATTGTAGTAGTAGCATTGATTTAACATTTGCCAGATTCATTAAACATGTATTAtcagtatattttctaacaaaattatgtTTGGATGAGTtcaatctaattaaaattgtttaaactttctattttattaaataaatcataattctcaatagaaaaagtaaaaatctcacttaattagtataaaattaattttatagaattcctccattcttttcttttgtttgtcaaatatatttttatattttcactggGATGACAATGATAAGTAATTCATGCATGTGCAGGAATTGgaataattttcaatgttaataaaaaaattagactaaACTGTCATATTATCATATAAATCAAATTGTTATTATACACCTAATTAACtctgtatttttatttggttacatTATTTGTTCAGGCATATGTCTTTAATTATTGTGATTTGTTGATTTAATTTgacgttaaaattttgttgtttactaTGTCTAAGTTAGTTGCCAATCTACAGTTTTctcatttaacattattaattgtttaaagcaGGTGATGCAAATAAGTAATTCTTCCATGATTTGTATCACAGTTTTATTCAACTGAAATTAAACACTTCATTTTAAGTAATGCTGTACTCACACCATAACTCATTTTTTGTTCACCAGTTTATGAACTGCTTCAGTTTTAATAGACAATGTAGACTGATTATCATtctgtagtaaaattttaatatttttactttcagtatGTTGTTTTTGAAAGAGAaagcttttaaaagattttatttcagatttcaacaaatattattaGTCCGCAGTCCATAAGCCAAAAAAGGTGGATTTAAAAGATATGATGAATGAGTCACTCTATCTGTGAAATTTACAAGATTCTAAACTAAAccattgtattcattttattaaaattttacatgaattatcaAGGAATTCATAACTAAACTTCACTTTTAAGGTACTACGCACAACGATTTCACTccatagtaaatgtaaaaatttaaacctgaagaaaagtaTTATCAAAACACAACAACGGGTCGTCTTAGGTCGTCTTATCGTCAGACTTCCTCTAAAGCCAGATCATTTACCTTTAGGAGACTCATTCGATCAACCAAGCTTGCGATTTCAAGCGTTAGAGAAAAGGCTTCAAAGGAATCATTCACTTCGTCTGGAATACTCAAAATTTCTTCAAGAATATAAGGAACTCTGTCACATGAAGCCAGTGCCTCTTCAAGGTAATGATTGTAAACAACAGTTCTACCTTCCTCATCATGCCGTATTTAAGcaaaatagtaacaaaaagagAAGTAGCGTCTACAGTAGCTTCCATTTATGATCCAATTGGTTTAATTAGTCCTATtgtaatttcttacaaaatatttttgcaatgatTGTGGCTTAGTGGTATTGGTTGGGATGATAATTTACCATCATCATTGCTCCAGAAATGGCATGTTTTGGTGTCACAACTTTCTttaattgatgatattaaaataaatagaagagtTATTATCAATAATCCTATAGATATTGAAGTTCACGGTTTCTGCGATGCATCACAACATGCATTTGGTGCTTGTCTGTATTTGCGTTCTGTCAATTCTGAGGGAGAGATTTTAGTACAACTACTTTGCTCGAAATCTCGTGTCGCACCAGTGAAGACTGTCAGCATACCACGGTTAGAGTTGTGTGGCGCTTTACTGTTGTCAAAATTGTTACGAAAAACATTACCAATCCTGAATTTGTCGATTGAAAGGGCTCATCTTTGGACGGACTCCAAAATCTGCTTGGCATGGATCTCAGCTCCTGCATCGAAGTGGAAAACGTTGGTTGCGAATCGAGTTTCGCAGAGTCAAGATCTAACAGACATCAATGACTGGAGACATGTCGCTTCGTCAGACAATCCTGCTGATCTCATTTCCAGAGGTTCCAATCCAGAGAGTTTAGATAAAGGCATCTGATGGTGTGGACCAATCTGGTTGTATTTACCCTCCAGTTCTTGGCCTAATTCAGACAATTATGATGTTCAAGATATTCCAGAAGTACGACAAACGGAAACTAGTTTTTGGCATGTGTTTTTCCACCAAATGACGATTTAGTTTGTAAGTTTTCAAGTATTTCTAGATTATCACGTGCAGTATAATTGTcgcaataaaaagaagaaaactggaaATCTTAATACTGCAGACATTCAAGATTCATTACAAACATGCATCTGGATGGTACAGCAACAAGTATATTGTCAAGAAATTAATGATCTTCGATCAACTTCTACCGTTCCTAAAAAAAAGTGAGTTTCTTAATCTTTATCCTTTTCTCGATGATCGTAACATAATTCGAGTTGGAGGAAGGTTGAATAATGCTGATATTGCGTATGATATTAAACATCAGATTATTTTGCCACCAAAACACCATCTTACGATGTTGATCATCAAGGCTAAACATTTGAGGTTATTGCACGCTGCACTTCAATTATTGTTAGCTTCACTAAGACTCAAATATTGGATACCACGATCTCGAAAGGTAATTCGAAGTGTTATTCATAACTGTGTAACATGTTTTCGATTTAAGGCATCTTCGGCTAATCAATTAATGGGTCAGCTGCCCAAACACAGAGTAGAGTTTAGTCGTCCATTTCTTAACTCAGGAGTGGAGTATGCGGGACCATTTCAAATCAAGTATGGGAATCCGAGAAGAAAAATAACAACCAAatgttatgttgaaatttttgtgtgTCTTGCAACTGATGCTATTCACATAGAGCTAGTCAGTAATCTTACATCACAAGCCTTCCTTGCAGCCTTAAGACGTTTCACTGCAAGAAGAGGTCACGTCGCCAACTTGTATAGTGACAACGGCACCAATTTTGTTGGAGCCAACAACGAGTTAAATTCATTGAGGAAACTCTTTcatgataaagaatttaatacagaCATTGAAAATTACGCTGCCAAGTCACAGCTCAAATGGCACTTCATACCAGCTAATTCACCTCATTTTGGGGGCCTGTGGGAAGCATCTGTGAAGTCAATGAAATACCATCTCAAAAGAGTCATAGGTGAAACTTATCTAACTTTCGAAGAATTTTCTACCCTTTTATCCGATATAGAAGTTATCCCAATTCTAGACCTATTTCTACTTTATCCGATAACCCTAGCGATCCATCTTACTTGACACCTGGACATTTTCTTATTGGTAATCCTTTAATAGCACTACCTGAACCCAATTTGTTAGACATAAAATGTAACAAGCTTTCCAGATGGCAGCAGCTTCAGAAGATACGACAGAGTCTTTGGTCACGATGGTCTCATGATTATCTCCATGGTTTGCAGCAGCGCAGCAAGTGGAAGTCAACCTCCGAAAATATTCGACCGGGTCTAGTAGTGCTAGTGAAAGAAGACAAGGTAATTAATAAGATCAACGTGGGGAGTATGTTTGGTTTAAAATCAGACACTCAGCGCTGCCTATGGGCAGCTTTAGTACTAAGAACATTCTGTATTCTAGTCAGTCGGAGTTGGATAGTCATACATGCACGCCAGTATGGCCTCTGCATTATAgtaatatagtttaaatattgttaatcttacaaatatagtatatttagttatcaatcagtgtgtaattattttatttataatacagtccATTATTCTGCTACAACGTACAGCCCGTAACAACGCGTTGCAATATTTACACGAAATGCTGTGTACTACGTTGGCTTGATTTCTTCTATcggcgattttaatttagaaaacattctactcagattgttgtaattttgatattacaaaatcctttagtagcaattttttatcttttctggcaGATCTGCGACATATTGTAATGCAACATAATTCCcactcttataattttattagtatggttggctgatata harbors:
- the LOC142320040 gene encoding uncharacterized protein LOC142320040, with the translated sequence MIFDQLLPFLKKSEFLNLYPFLDDRNIIRVGGRLNNADIAYDIKHQIILPPKHHLTMLIIKAKHLRLLHAALQLLLASLRLKYWIPRSRKVIRSVIHNCVTCFRFKASSANQLMGQLPKHRVEFSRPFLNSGVEYAGPFQIKYGNPRRKITTKCYVEIFVCLATDAIHIELVSNLTSQAFLAALRRFTARRGHVANLYSDNGTNFVGANNELNSLRKLFHDKEFNTDIENYAAKSQLKWHFIPANSPHFGGLWEASVKSMKYHLKRVIGETYLTFEEFSTLLSDIEVIPILDLFLLYPITLAIHLT
- the LOC142320038 gene encoding uncharacterized protein LOC142320038, yielding MSNGIGWDDNLPSSLLQKWHVLVSQLSLIDDIKINRRVIINNPIDIEVHGFCDASQHAFGACLYLRSVNSEGEILVQLLCSKSRVAPVKTVSIPRLELCGALLLSKLLRKTLPILNLSIERAHLWTDSKICLAWISAPASKWKTLVANRVSQSQDLTDINDWRHVASSDNPADLISRGSNPESLDKGI